The following DNA comes from Papaver somniferum cultivar HN1 chromosome 4, ASM357369v1, whole genome shotgun sequence.
ATCATCAAGGTGAAAAGCCATTAATCATCTGAAAAAGAGCTTGTTCCGTCGTACCAACCAGTAACCCATTCTGATACACTGATATTTTGACTACTAACAACATCTATATCGACATGAATACCTCTCCAGATTTTCCTTGCATGACTTCATTCAAAGAGAAGATGCTCTATTGTTTCTGCGCTTCTGCCACAAATTCCGCAATGTGTCTCGATACTGTTGTTATGAATGGCCAGTTTTGTTCTTGTAGGATGACATTCGTGTAAACATTTCCAGGCGAAAAGCTTTATTCTATGAGCTGCTTTGCACTTCCATAAATTCTTCCAAACTGCAGGTGGAATAGATCTGCCATTTACCATGACATCATTTGAACACTTTGTAAGATTTATAGGCGCTTTTGACAGAGAATTTGCCATTTTTAGCTGGCGTCCAAATGATAATGTCTTCTTTAGTTACATCAGGGaccatttcttttatttttccagAAGTGACATTGTCAAATAGTTGATCTACCAAGATCGTATCCCAACTGCCTCTGTCCGAGTTGATTAATTAAGAGACATCTTGATAGAATCTGTGCAAATCATTAGCTAGAAGTGGAGGATGATCCAGACCATTAATCCACTTATCAATCCAAATTTTTGTTTTCCTTCCGTTATTTACCTCCATGAAGTAGTTTTTCTGGATGATCTGGAGACCTTTAATGATTCCATTCCACATATATGAACAATTTTTAGCTTCTAGGGTTTGATGAAGAATATTTCCATACTTGAAGTACTTACTTCCCAGAAGTTTTACCCAAAGCTGATCATTCTCAGTGCAGACTCTCCAAGCAAGTTTGGTGAGTAAGGCTAGATTAAGTTTTTCCATGTCTCTAAATGCTAAACCTCCAAAATCTTTTGGTTTACACAACTTAGAGTAGGAAATAGGATTGAAACCTTTGTTTGAAGAATGTCCCCAGAAAAATTTCCGCTGGATGGTTGTTAACTTCTTACATAATTTATCTGTCAGCTTGAAAGACCCCATTTGATAGACTGGGAGTGAATTAAGAACTTGCTTAACCATAGTAGCTCGACCTGCTTGAGTAATTGTATTATAAGACCAATGAGACAATCTGTTGTTGAAGTTTTCTTCAATAGACTTGAAAGATTCTTGTTTGGAACGACCTAGGATTAGGGGAGATCCTAAGTATTTCTCCTTAGAATTCATAACTCTAGCACCCAAGAGTTGAGTGAGGTATGCAACTACATCTGGTTTAGTATTTTTTACTGAATTGAACATCAGATTTCTCAAAATTGATTACTTGCCCTGACTGTGAGCTGAAATCATGAAGTAGAGTTAGAAGTTTATTAGTTGAAGTAGTATTTGCTTGAGTGAAAATCAAGaagtcatctgcaaaaagtagATGATTAATAGCTAGAGAATTAGCAGCCACTTTAATGCCTTTTAGAATCTTGTTTTGTTGAGCAACAACAAGGTGTCTAGAGAAAAATTCCATATCTAGGATGAATAAATAAGGTGAAAGTGGATCACCTTGTCTAATGCCACTAGAAGGATGAAACTATTCACATGGAGAACTATTGAGAATGACTGATAAAAATGTAGTACTGATGCATCGGTGAATTAGATCACATAAGTCATCATTGAAACCAAAAAACTTCAGAACTTTAATGAGAAAATTCCACTCTAacctgtcaaaggcttttgacatatCAAGCTTGAGTACCATCCAACCAatttgtcctcttttcttcttcatggaATGAATAATTTCTTATGCAATTACTGTGTTGTCACTAATCATTCTGCCTGAGACATATGATGCTTGGTATGGGGAGATAATCTTCTCCATAAGAGGTTTCATCCTGTTAACACAGATTTTAGAAATTATCTTATGAGAAAGATTACACAAACCAATTGTTCCGTAGTCAGCAGCTGAAATAGGTTTCTTCTTCTTAGGGATTAAACAAAATACGGGTTCTATTGACTTGTTTAAGAATATGTTTTGTTTGAAAGAACCTTGTAACCATTGAGCACACATCTTCACCAACTACAGACCACTGGCATTTTTAGAAACCATCTTGGAATTCCTCAGGACCTGGAGCACTCCAATTTTCCATACTCTTAAGGGTCTTGAAAATTTCTTCAGTACTTGGTAATCTGGTGAGCATTATGTTGTCTTCTTCAGAAATGATTGAGGGAAGTATGAGGAACAATTCTTCATTAAGTGTTGGATTACAAGtagtgatgatattcttgaagtGTTGAGTGAGGTGAGAAGCAATATCCTCCCTTGAATGCAGCCATGAAGCATTGTGATCCTGGATTGAGTCAATATTGTTTCTTGCCTTCCTTCTGTTATTCTTTGTATGGAAATATTTTGTATTATTGTCCATATCTTGAATGAAATGATCGCTAGACTTTTGTTGATAAAATTCACTTTGAATTTTGTGCCATTTGTTGAGTTCCTTGTTGATAGCAATCACTTGATCATGGgaagaagaaactgaactctgagcTTGTATGACGATTAAGTCATGTTGGAGATTATCAATATGTTGATTGATATTACCAAAATATTCCTTGTTCCATTTGGAAAGCTCTCTTCTAGTTGTTTGTATCCTCTTTATCAGTTGAAAACCAGGAGTGCCACTGACTTCTACTTTCCAAGCATTATCAATGACGTTGGCACAAGAACTATCATTTAACCATGTCAGAAAGAATTTAAATGGCTTCCAACCACTGTTAGTAGAAGAATCAGTGACAAGCATAATGGGTGTATGGTCATTACCTACCTGGTTGAGATGCATGAGCTTGGACTTAGGAAAATTCAGATTCCAATCACCATTTCCTAAAGAAAGATCAATCCTAGATTTCCTAGTGCCAGTTCCTAGGTTATTACTAGTCCAAGTataatttttcccaacaaaaccaatatCTTCTAAGCCACTTTCAGAAACTATGGTATTAACCCAACCATCAATAGAAAAGGACCTATCATTATGATCATCTGTTAAATGAAAATTTAAATCACCTAACAAAATCCAAGGATAAAAGCTAGTTTCACTAATTTGTTTTATATAAGACCATTGATCTTTTTTCTTAGCATAATTAGTATAACTGTACATGCAGGTTAAGAGAAACTCAGGCTTACTAGGATCTGCTTGAATCACTATATTAAACATGTTTTGTTCATCTGCAAGAATATCACAGGTAAAACCATTCTTCCAAAGCAGTACAAGTCCTCCTGAGAGTCCAACATGATCTATAAAGGCACTATTTGGGTACTGGTAATGATTTAATAGTGGTTTACTTTTAACTTGAGATATCTTTGTTACACAGAGGAAGACGATGTCTGGATTTTGTGTTTTAATTTGATCACTCAGGTGGTTTCTAGTAGATGGGGATTTGAAATCTTGAACGTTCCAGGAGAGAATCATGATGACAGAAGTATTAGAGCAAGTATTATGACAACCTAAAATTATAATGATGATGCACGAAAAACTGACTAGAAATAAATGCAAAATTATGTAATTATGAAGGAAGTAATGCAGGGAATTAATGAAGTTGACACTAATAAGTGCTAGAAAGAGAAATAGtaaaatagaaaaatataaaTGACTTGAGGTATAAACCTGATTCTCCTTGTCTGAGTTCGAAGCTAGGTTATCTCCAGTTGTGCACCTGAGAGTTGTTTCATTGCTCATGTTGGTACCAAAACGAAGTTCATTGATAATGATATTATGGTTGGGATTATCAGTTAGAATGCGCTTCCCTAATCTAGTATCCTCTAGAGTCTCTTCCTCAGAATCTTTGATAAGAAAATCCATATTAATTGCTATACCATCTTTGGGTGGTACAAAAGCAGTGGACTTGACGAATTTTTTCATCTCCTTCCTTGAAACTGGAGTTTTGCTAGAAGAAGCTGAAGTGATGTTCTTCCTTAGATTGgatgattttccaaaaaaaatatggtTTCTCGTGAGCTTTGGCTAGGAAATTGGTAGCATCCTTGCAAGTATCCTTGGAATGATTAATAACAAAACACTCGGAGCAAATCCCAGTTGGTTTCCTTTCGAAAAAGATTTTTTGCCATCGAGTAAGGCCAGCATTAGTGACACACTTAACTCCTCTTTTAAGAGGAAAAGAGAGGTCAATGTTAACACACACACCTTGACCGGTTCATTACCAATTGGAATGGCATCTTCAGGCTGAATCTGAGAAACTTCTCCCAAAACTTCACCCATTTTGGTAATAAATGCAATGTTCATATGTTAAGGAAGGAAATACTTGAGTTGTAtccaaaaaagttgaaaaccacatTGTTTTTCTGAGTAGATCATTCCTGGTATATAGTCATGAACCACCAACAAGTGTTTGTTAATAATCCAGGGTCTTTGCTCGATGACAGTATTCAAGAGATCCCAGTTACTGAACTTGAAGATCATGATATTTGGTTCAACTTCCATTATATGTAGATCAACAGCAGACATAAAAGGCCATGTGAACTTGATATATTTTTCAACCATATCGTAACTCATTCTTCCTTCTATTATGATTTTTACAATAGCACTTTCCCCCCAAGTTGATTCTTCCTGTTCACCTTCATTAGAGTGTTGAACAACAACCACTTCACTAGTATCCCCTAACTCTAAAGTGGCTTTCTTGAGCTTATTAGCCAAATCATTAATCTGGTTAGAAATTTCGGCCTCCATTTTAGTATAGTTTTTAAGGTTGCAGTAATTGTGAGGGGAAATAAGATGTTGACTTTGGGAAATATAAGGATTGTGGTATTGAAGGAGAATGGTATTTAAATGATTGAGGATATTTAGGCTGAATTTATGGTAACAAATTATTCGTTAATTGTGTTTAGAGTAATCACTATGCCATCTGTAGGTAGCTAAAATAAGTAAGACCATGAAACTAACTTTCCAAAAATATCTGAGACTTTGaggtttgaaattttttgaattttcctGAGAGCGGGATAAGGTTTGAAACAGTTTCATTGAGTTTAGGAAGATCCAAGACTTCTTACCATCAACTTCATGAATTCCAGAGGTACCAACATGAGCGAAAATTACCTGCAAACGCTTAATAACAAACTCTGCAAACGATTTGAACACAACTTAAACTAAGGAAAATTCCAATAGAGATAATACTAGATGCAAACACATTTTGGAGAAACAAGAAAAGTTAGTAACTCATTAGAGACATAAACAAAAGTATATAAAAAATCTCAGTTTCTAGGAGAACAACAGTAGAATGATGAATGAAGAAAATGAAAGTTAAATCATGTATAAAGGaatcaattaaaaataaaaacagaatctAAATGAAACAAAGAATATCTAAAGAAAGATGAATATTTGATGAAGTTTTACTAAAAACCGGTTTGACTCATTTTCGCCCGATTCACATAGACTCTCTCTTTGATACACAAGGATTGGGCAGGAGATCAACTATTTCCTATGACTGTTGGCTGTGGTTAACGGAGTATTGTGCATTCGAGGGAAGACTGCAGGGTATACTATCAGTTCCATAGAACTGACAGTTGAACGAATTTAGGTGGGATGGACCTTCACCACCTACATGAGCTCGTAAGCTAATTGCAACCATTTCTCACGAGCAGAGCTTGGACGTTAGTTTCCTACATGAGTTTTGATGATATTCGGTAAGAGTTTGGGAACTCACATTGTACGGGGTGTGATGCACGGAACATAATTCTTAAGGAGGTGCACTTCCTATCTTAGCtaggtttcctagttttcttcaagaagaggttacaaaactctatatatagggaAGCTTAGATACAATTTGGGATATCTTGTACTCACCGTTTTTCCCCCTTTAGGGGGAAGAACTATCTATTTTCTatattcttttcatttttatggaTGAATTCAGAGTCCTAATTCtgaagctcaattatttacaagtttatttcgagttttaaagttaatcattgtggattgtttttactatatcgaaggtttatgattgattcttagattggtttgggtgcgcaactagattagcctattaatcattctaatgctagtagagattttggtgatccgtaattgtcgtttatctcctacacaagtagaaatcgcgagaccttgcatagggattctgtggagcaattgcgagtaaaaacaacaccagtaagtgaactgagcgtaccgagtttaaatgatgggatcaaacctaaattcacaaaccctaaagcattcggttgagttataccttgtaagcgtacctcaggacggctcagttgaatagaatccggtagtcgagcgcttatGTATCTGGTGATACaaagagttttggggatagctaagcgtacctgctattctacggttggtgacaattgattctaacaagagataaacgggtacaatgttgagttaatggttagtaacggcgaaggatttcttaattatcattttctttatcttattatcctttttatcctTCTATTATaatttagataacatatcaattgcattactcctcgtgggaacgatccttactaccgctttattacttgttaattagtagGAAGCATCttattattttcttgagtaaacgACGTTCATCAATAGTATTTTatttaggttcgaaaatcaaaatcatacgaaacgagcctaaaccaagaaattggccTTTCACgttttgcttcggttacaaagagaAAATGGGTTGATCGGGAGggggggaagcaaagaaagttttGAGGAATTCAGTGGTGATTGAATTGGGTGTGAGGTTATTGATCTATGGAAGAAGAAGGGCTTGAAAATGATAAGCTTGTTTTGTCTTCTGAATAGACAAGGTAGTCTATTTATAGTTGGAATACTCATTGTTTTCTCGTAAGTAGTGGAGGTTGTGGAGAGATGGAGAGAGTGAGATAATGGTATGGTTACGCCCATGATGttagggaagtttctggaaaccCGTAAACAATCATTCCATTACTTAGCCACTTCTTTTAACCGCTCTCAACCGTTGCCACTACTTGTAACTTCCTTATCATGGGTTGTTACATGTTGCACGTtactgtaaaccaccagaccaatacccataaGTAATTCTCCCAtgtaacatgttttgatttctcgtaggaatCATGAATTTGTTTTCTAGTCTTATCTATATTGTCATGATATACTTGACTGAGTAATAGCCTAAGCTAGCCAGATATTGTCGAAGTGACATAGCTTGAAGAGATAACTCGACTCCAAGGTTACGTGTGACTAATAATGAGTTTTCCATAAGATGGCATTGTAATCAGCTAGCCATAATAATATACCTAGATAACATAGTGTACCATATTAATAGCTAGGCAAGTCGTGACACGGGCCGCGACCTAGTCGATAACCAGCAAAGTCGGCATGGACATGGGTGTTAAGCTTGGAGCAACGTAGCCGTGGCCATATGGATGGGTTAAGCCGAAGGGAAAGGAGGTCGTATCCATATGGCTTGTCTAGGAGAGACATGGCTAGGTCGGGCCTGAAGAAAAGGTGGTCGTGGCCATGGTTAGGCAGGCTGGAAGATAAGGAGGTCGTGGCTACTAGATAGGCCAAGAGACTAGGAGGTCGTTGCATGGTTATTCCATGCTAGGGGATATGGAGTTCGTTGACTTGATTAGGACAGGCTAGGACGACTAAGAAGGAGGTCGTGGCTGGTTAGCATCCAGGCTAGGCCGGCTAGCAAGGATATTGTTGCCATAGTTATCCAGGCCGGTAGACAGGAAGTGTAAAGACCCTCAATctcgtcaacactattagaccagtcaactGACGAATTAGCCCATAATAACTTGATTAGTttaacacaaacgttaattattagaaattaatctaacaatgatctagatacgaaactagtaccgttgaatagatatcgaaaagttatgcgaaatagactactcgaacgtgtcattcggatacctgaAGAAGAAGGAATCATCGGAATAGtgagaagggaaaaatagtcgtTTTGTCATTAGACAGTCTGGGACTTCCCTTATCAAATTCAGGGTGTTCCATAAACTTCCTTTGGCATTATCAACCCAAATCGAGAGGATAAACTCTCATttattcttttctcttcttcttcttcttcttcttcttcttcttcttcctctttcctcTGTTCTTCATCTATTGAGAGTTCGAGTATCAAAATTAAGGATTTTGAGATCTAATCAAAGATTAGAAATATCAAGGAAGGGTTCCTGGTGGTGATGATTGAGTTGTGGTTGGTTCTGAGTTAAAAGAAGTGACGAGTTAGAGAGGATTAAGTTCGGGTTTTAGTTTGGGTTCAAGCTGTAGAAGAACTGAGTAATGAAATATAGATTTGAGTGATTGGTGGTGAAGAAAATGAAGGTTTGGCATTAATTTTTCGATGTGAATCTGTTCTTATGAAGAATCACAAATCAGGCGAATTAGGGTTTCATAGGAATAACGTAGAGAAACCGTAGAATATGAAATTGATGTTCCGGAAGAATGATTCGAGATGGGTATTAAATGATTGAGTGAATTAGAGTGGAGTTATAGATGAAGTTAACTCTCagaggatggaattgatgatGATGTTTGATCAATTAGGGTTCCGGTGGAATGGTCTTGATGAACCAGCGATTCagaaaatgttaatgtttgggtgaGCCTTTAATTGTTTAACTTTGGTATTTTGAGTTAAATTGCTAAGATTATTTGATTTTACATGTTTGTGTTTGAATCTGAGGTTGATATGATTAGATTGTGAAACTGTAACTATTGTTAGAAGTGGTGTTGATAGCAAGTTACTGTTGAATTTGAAGTATACTTGAGATTGGTGTATGCTGAGAAGGACTGGGTATGTTCTTGTTGTAATTGTTATAGGTGAAGATTGAATTGTATTGGGTGCAGGTGTTAGTGAAATGATTTGTTGGATGTTGCTGTGATAAACAAGGTGGCTGGGTTATATTGATAATGGTTGTTATTTGTGTCTTAGATTTGATTGAGATGGTAGTGTAGAGGATTGTTAGGTTGGTTGTAGATGGAATAGTCTTGGTGTTGGTGGATTTGAGTTACACATAATCGTCTTATGTTGAA
Coding sequences within:
- the LOC113273237 gene encoding uncharacterized protein LOC113273237, translated to MEFFSRHLVVAQQNKILKGIKVAANSLAINHLLFADDFLIFTQANTTSTNKLLTLLHDFSSQSGQVINFEKSDVQFSRATMVKQVLNSLPVYQMGSFKLTDKLCKKLTTIQRKFFWGHSSNKGFNPISYSKLCKPKDFGGLAFRDMEKLNLALLTKLAWRVCTENDQLWVKLLGSKYFKYGNILHQTLEAKNCSYMWNGIIKGLQIIQKNYFMEVNNGRKTKIWIDKWINGLDHPPLLANDLHRFYQDVS